A genomic stretch from Rubripirellula reticaptiva includes:
- a CDS encoding cation diffusion facilitator family transporter: MQSPSKRDEASLAVRQRVYVDASRAAVWGLGVNMLLVGMKLFGGIATGSAALIADAVNSIGDVASAIAVRGALSVAQLEEDDDHPYGHTKAESIAGLCVALLVAFSAGLFALETAKRFGGELKVPGMLAGVLAAVCAVVKETIYRYTNRVSKRLDSSALRAAAWDHRSDAWASAGVAISLLAAPYMGKWAPYVDPMAAVCVCIMLVVTGIRIFSSTARELMDQQASDDIVDRVRELSSTVDGVQDVEKLRVRKSGLEYFIEIHVEVEGHITVAEGHRIGHHVKDHLLIQMPRVRDVHVHIEPHEE, translated from the coding sequence TTGCAGAGTCCATCCAAACGCGACGAAGCTTCTTTGGCGGTTCGCCAGCGTGTCTATGTCGACGCTAGCAGGGCCGCCGTTTGGGGGTTAGGCGTCAATATGCTGTTGGTCGGCATGAAGCTGTTCGGTGGCATCGCGACGGGATCAGCAGCACTTATCGCCGACGCAGTCAACTCGATCGGCGACGTGGCCAGTGCGATCGCCGTGCGAGGCGCCCTTAGCGTTGCCCAATTAGAAGAGGACGACGACCACCCCTACGGTCACACCAAAGCCGAATCGATTGCCGGTTTATGCGTCGCATTGTTGGTCGCGTTCAGCGCGGGACTATTTGCGCTCGAAACGGCAAAACGGTTTGGCGGCGAATTAAAAGTCCCCGGCATGTTGGCAGGTGTGTTGGCTGCGGTTTGTGCGGTCGTCAAAGAGACGATCTATCGGTACACCAACCGAGTATCCAAGCGGCTAGATTCTTCAGCTCTGCGAGCGGCGGCCTGGGATCATCGCAGCGACGCGTGGGCTTCGGCGGGTGTGGCGATTTCATTGTTGGCGGCGCCGTACATGGGTAAGTGGGCACCGTACGTTGATCCCATGGCTGCGGTCTGTGTTTGCATCATGCTGGTCGTCACGGGTATCCGAATCTTCTCGTCAACCGCCCGCGAATTAATGGACCAACAGGCGAGCGACGACATTGTTGATCGAGTTCGCGAACTCAGCTCAACGGTTGACGGAGTCCAAGACGTTGAAAAACTTCGTGTCCGTAAAAGTGGTCTCGAGTACTTCATCGAAATTCACGTCGAAGTCGAAGGCCACATCACAGTCGCCGAAGGCCACCGAATTGGGCATCATGTGAAAGATCATCTGCTGATCCAAATGCCACGCGTTCGCGATGTCCACGTCCACATCGAACCGCACGAAGAATAA